From the Pseudomonas putida genome, one window contains:
- a CDS encoding glycosyltransferase family 2 protein, producing MNITLIVPVFNEQDTLERFYDAVRSEPTLRDVTVEILFVNDGSSDASEDICAELAARDEWVTVVNFSRNFGKESALFAGLEYAEGDAVVPIDVDMQDPVDVIAQMIALWRDGADVVLAKRRSRAADTPLKRWSARFYYRLHNRIASTHIEENVGDFRLLDRKVVAAIRQLPEQQLFMKGVLSWVGFRTAIVEYDRPERAAGNSKFSFWRLWNLALDGITSFSTVPLRLWSYVGAGVSLFAFAFAVYMLVDKMLHGNDVPGYPSMMTAILFLGGVQLIGIGILGEYVGRIYQETKHRPRYVVRKVLGRRRQPR from the coding sequence ATGAACATCACCCTGATCGTGCCGGTATTCAACGAGCAGGACACCCTGGAGCGCTTCTATGACGCGGTGCGCAGCGAACCGACGTTACGGGACGTGACGGTGGAAATCCTGTTCGTCAACGACGGCAGCAGCGATGCCAGCGAAGACATCTGCGCCGAGTTGGCAGCGCGGGACGAGTGGGTCACGGTGGTCAACTTTTCGCGCAATTTCGGCAAGGAGTCGGCGCTGTTCGCCGGCCTCGAATATGCCGAAGGCGATGCCGTGGTGCCGATCGATGTCGACATGCAAGACCCGGTCGACGTCATCGCGCAGATGATCGCGCTGTGGCGGGATGGCGCCGACGTGGTACTGGCCAAGCGTCGTAGCCGAGCCGCCGATACGCCCCTCAAGCGCTGGAGTGCGCGCTTCTACTACCGCCTGCACAATCGCATCGCCTCGACCCATATCGAAGAGAACGTCGGCGATTTCCGCCTGCTCGACCGCAAGGTGGTGGCTGCGATCCGCCAGTTGCCCGAGCAGCAGCTGTTCATGAAGGGCGTGCTGTCGTGGGTGGGTTTTCGCACCGCGATCGTCGAATACGACCGGCCGGAGCGAGCGGCGGGCAACAGCAAGTTCAGCTTCTGGCGGTTGTGGAACCTGGCACTGGACGGCATCACCTCGTTCAGCACCGTGCCGCTGCGGCTGTGGAGCTACGTGGGCGCAGGGGTGTCGTTGTTCGCCTTTGCCTTTGCGGTGTACATGCTGGTCGACAAGATGCTGCATGGCAATGATGTGCCGGGGTATCCCTCGATGATGACGGCGATCCTGTTCCTGGGTGGGGTGCAGTTGATCGGCATCGGGATATTGGGGGAGTACGTCGGGCGGATTTACCAGGAGACCAAGCATCGGCCGCGGTATGTGGTGCGCAAGGTGCTGGGCAGGCGGCGGCAGCCTAGATGA
- a CDS encoding DUF1656 domain-containing protein has product MPREIAFHGVYMPTMTLMFLFALGLAWGLDRFIASHDGYRFFWHPALLRLSLFVCLFGALALSLYW; this is encoded by the coding sequence ATGCCCCGTGAAATCGCCTTCCATGGCGTGTACATGCCCACCATGACCCTGATGTTCCTGTTCGCCCTGGGCCTGGCCTGGGGCCTGGACCGGTTCATCGCCAGCCATGATGGCTACCGCTTCTTCTGGCACCCGGCGCTGCTGCGCCTGAGCCTGTTCGTCTGCCTGTTCGGCGCCTTGGCGCTGTCGCTCTACTGGTGA
- a CDS encoding GtrA family protein — translation MTWHHFARYGLVGIGNTLVHWLVFFGLHLALGLKQAPSNLLAFVVAATASYQFNARYTFAVRPTGKRYLLFLLGMGCLSLALGALSDLAGLSPWLTLLTFSATSLVAGYCFSHTVVFKRRGS, via the coding sequence GTGACCTGGCACCATTTTGCCCGCTACGGCCTGGTCGGCATCGGCAACACGCTGGTGCACTGGCTGGTGTTCTTCGGCCTGCACCTGGCGTTGGGCCTGAAGCAGGCACCGAGCAACCTGCTGGCCTTTGTAGTGGCCGCCACGGCGTCCTACCAGTTCAACGCCCGCTACACCTTCGCGGTCAGGCCGACCGGCAAGCGTTACCTGCTGTTCCTGTTGGGCATGGGCTGCCTCAGCCTGGCATTGGGAGCGCTTTCCGACCTCGCGGGCCTGTCGCCCTGGCTGACCTTGCTGACCTTCTCGGCAACCAGCCTGGTTGCTGGCTACTGCTTTTCGCACACCGTGGTGTTCAAACGGAGGGGCTCATGA
- a CDS encoding helix-turn-helix transcriptional regulator, whose translation MTPLTQLQVFNAMHASPNARLELSAHLGDGLAAALWSNRDDARDYQAPSHHTLSCYIADGTGTFRRQRPTDKGAPDKLCIMPAGHESNWVVNGAIRLAHLYISEAQFALGCVRLLDREPRELQLQEATFLDDPQQSVRFRQLISLAWDEPAERLLASSLAHEIVDHAVLSQVGLRQGLRLKGGLAPSLRRQLVEYIEAHLDQPITLGELALRSNLSEYHFARMFRSSFGLPPHQYLLARRLHRACQLLRLGELPLGQVALLCGFASASHFSNRFRQAFGATPGEYRSAVSS comes from the coding sequence ATGACGCCACTCACCCAACTGCAAGTGTTCAACGCCATGCACGCCTCGCCCAACGCCCGGCTGGAGCTGAGCGCGCACCTGGGCGATGGGCTGGCTGCAGCGTTGTGGAGCAACCGCGACGACGCTCGCGACTATCAGGCGCCGAGCCATCACACGCTGTCGTGCTACATCGCCGATGGCACCGGTACCTTCCGTCGCCAGCGCCCGACCGACAAGGGTGCGCCTGACAAGCTGTGCATCATGCCGGCGGGGCATGAGTCGAACTGGGTGGTGAACGGTGCGATTCGCCTGGCCCACCTGTACATCAGCGAAGCGCAGTTCGCCCTGGGTTGCGTGCGCTTGCTCGACCGCGAGCCACGCGAACTGCAGCTGCAGGAGGCGACCTTCCTCGATGACCCGCAGCAATCCGTGCGCTTTCGCCAGCTGATCAGCCTGGCCTGGGATGAGCCCGCTGAACGGTTGCTGGCCAGCAGCCTGGCCCACGAGATCGTCGACCATGCCGTGCTGAGCCAGGTTGGCCTGCGCCAGGGGTTGCGCCTGAAAGGCGGGTTGGCGCCAAGCTTGCGCCGGCAACTGGTGGAATACATCGAGGCGCACCTCGACCAGCCGATTACCCTGGGTGAACTGGCACTGCGCAGCAACCTGTCCGAATACCATTTTGCGCGGATGTTCCGCAGCAGTTTTGGCCTGCCGCCGCATCAGTACCTGCTGGCGCGGCGCCTGCATCGCGCTTGCCAGCTGCTGCGCCTGGGCGAGCTGCCCTTGGGCCAGGTGGCGCTGCTGTGCGGCTTCGCCAGCGCCAGCCATTTCAGCAACCGCTTCCGCCAGGCATTCGGTGCAACCCCTGGCGAGTATCGCTCGGCCGTGAGCTCGTGA
- a CDS encoding 2-hydroxyacid dehydrogenase, which produces MKKTVLAFSRITPAMAERLQQDFNVIVPNPKLGDISAQFNEALPEAHGLIGAGRKLGRAQLEGAGKLEVVSSVSVGFDNYDVDYFNERGIALTNTPDVLTESTADLGFSLIMGCARRTAELDAWTKAGNWQATVAPSHFGSDVHGKTLGIVGLGNIGAAIARRGRFGFNMSILYAGNSRKAALEQELGAQYRSLEQLLAEADFVCLVVPLSDATRKLIGARELKLMKPSAFLINIARGPVVDEAALIEALQNGTIRGAGLDVYEKEPLSESPLFQLPNALTLPHIGSATAETREAMANRAMENLRAALLGERPRDLVNPQVWKG; this is translated from the coding sequence ATGAAAAAGACCGTCCTGGCCTTCAGCCGCATCACCCCGGCCATGGCCGAGCGCCTGCAGCAAGACTTCAACGTGATCGTGCCGAACCCCAAGCTCGGCGATATCAGTGCCCAGTTCAATGAAGCCCTGCCCGAGGCCCACGGGCTGATCGGCGCCGGCCGCAAGCTCGGCCGCGCGCAGCTGGAAGGCGCGGGCAAGCTCGAAGTGGTTTCCAGCGTCTCGGTAGGCTTCGACAACTACGACGTCGACTATTTCAACGAGCGCGGCATCGCCCTGACCAACACCCCTGACGTGCTCACCGAAAGCACCGCCGACCTGGGCTTCTCGCTGATCATGGGCTGTGCCCGCCGTACCGCCGAGCTCGACGCCTGGACCAAGGCCGGCAACTGGCAGGCCACGGTCGCCCCGTCGCACTTCGGTAGCGATGTGCATGGCAAGACGCTGGGCATCGTCGGCCTGGGCAATATCGGCGCCGCCATCGCCCGCCGTGGCCGCTTCGGCTTCAACATGTCGATCCTGTATGCCGGCAACAGCCGCAAGGCTGCGCTGGAACAGGAACTGGGCGCCCAGTATCGCAGCCTCGAGCAGCTGCTGGCCGAGGCCGACTTCGTCTGCCTGGTGGTGCCGCTGTCCGACGCCACGCGCAAGCTGATCGGCGCCCGTGAACTGAAGCTGATGAAACCGAGCGCGTTCCTGATCAACATCGCCCGTGGCCCGGTGGTCGACGAGGCGGCGCTGATCGAGGCGCTGCAGAACGGCACTATTCGCGGCGCCGGCCTGGATGTGTATGAGAAGGAGCCGCTGAGCGAGTCGCCGCTGTTCCAGTTGCCCAATGCGCTGACCTTGCCGCACATTGGTTCGGCGACTGCCGAAACCCGTGAGGCGATGGCCAACCGGGCGATGGAGAACCTGCGGGCGGCGTTGCTGGGTGAACGGCCGCGGGATCTGGTGAATCCACAGGTTTGGAAAGGTTGA
- a CDS encoding glucosyltransferase domain-containing protein — MPPPPPWDKPLTPVQLWLLCCAALLLHVLPLLMADMPFLDDYAREHLARNDWMDVGRPLMVALYAALSYAPAAVNLYPLPLLLAVLVTGYALVRLLRYWFETPSLSCVLLVLPLWFQPYFLQNLSYQYDGASMALSMAAAVWAITLGTQRWRGGMYGTLLVAAGAALYQPSVNVFAGLCALEVMRRVIEGDRGAVVCRLAAARAGQLLLGILLYYASSAWSVASTRGGLLPLDGRWLAEVLARLRTTAEVVSLLITPGNAWLFALLLLCAALALLRELQRVWQRPATAGERLGLMAALLMPVALVLLCVPGFILMLAEFERTVRVLMGLGVLLMLLYVLVHRALASWPRLRLLALVTPLLFMLSFSFAYGRVLVLQKALHQSIAQMLAHDLLSLGKAEHYYVLGYWLKRPWIPAAAGTLQAMPAMAKIHAYNYLVLPEMLPRVGIDELHTFYQPPPLDRQQVLAASPTPQVSNRFYDIHRVGDDAYVLVKPPEGYGQ; from the coding sequence ATGCCGCCACCGCCGCCATGGGACAAGCCACTTACGCCTGTGCAACTGTGGCTGCTCTGCTGCGCGGCGTTGCTGCTGCATGTCCTGCCATTGCTGATGGCCGACATGCCGTTTCTCGACGACTACGCCCGTGAGCATCTGGCGCGCAACGACTGGATGGACGTAGGGCGGCCGTTGATGGTCGCCTTGTACGCCGCACTCAGTTACGCCCCCGCTGCCGTGAACCTCTATCCGTTGCCGCTGCTGCTGGCGGTGCTGGTAACCGGGTACGCGCTGGTGCGTTTGCTGCGCTATTGGTTCGAGACACCGAGCCTGAGCTGCGTGCTGTTGGTGTTGCCCTTGTGGTTCCAACCGTATTTCCTGCAGAACCTTTCCTACCAGTACGACGGCGCCAGCATGGCGTTGTCCATGGCAGCGGCAGTCTGGGCGATCACGCTGGGTACACAGCGCTGGCGTGGCGGGATGTACGGGACTTTGTTGGTAGCTGCCGGCGCTGCGCTCTATCAGCCCAGCGTCAACGTGTTTGCCGGGCTCTGTGCGCTGGAAGTGATGCGTCGAGTGATCGAGGGTGACCGGGGTGCTGTGGTCTGTCGCCTGGCTGCGGCACGTGCGGGGCAGCTTCTGCTCGGGATTTTGCTGTATTACGCCAGCAGCGCCTGGAGCGTGGCCTCGACGCGCGGCGGCTTGTTGCCGCTGGATGGGCGATGGCTGGCTGAGGTGCTGGCACGCCTGAGAACCACGGCCGAGGTCGTCAGCTTGCTGATCACCCCCGGTAATGCCTGGCTGTTCGCACTCCTGCTGCTCTGCGCCGCGTTGGCGTTGCTGCGTGAGTTGCAGCGCGTATGGCAACGCCCGGCTACTGCGGGCGAGCGGCTGGGCTTGATGGCGGCCTTGCTGATGCCGGTTGCGCTGGTTCTGCTATGTGTGCCTGGCTTTATCTTGATGCTGGCGGAGTTCGAGCGGACGGTCCGCGTGCTGATGGGGCTGGGTGTCCTGCTGATGCTGTTGTATGTCCTGGTTCACCGGGCACTGGCCAGTTGGCCACGCTTGCGTTTGCTGGCGCTGGTCACGCCCTTGCTGTTCATGCTGTCGTTCTCGTTCGCCTATGGTCGGGTGCTGGTCTTGCAGAAAGCGTTGCATCAGTCCATCGCGCAGATGCTGGCCCATGATCTCTTGTCGCTTGGCAAGGCAGAGCATTACTACGTACTCGGCTACTGGTTGAAGCGGCCATGGATTCCAGCGGCGGCGGGCACCTTGCAGGCCATGCCGGCCATGGCGAAGATCCACGCCTACAACTACCTGGTGCTACCCGAGATGTTGCCCCGCGTAGGCATCGACGAACTGCACACGTTCTACCAGCCACCACCGCTGGACCGGCAACAGGTGCTGGCAGCCAGCCCGACGCCGCAGGTGTCGAACCGCTTCTATGACATCCACCGGGTCGGCGACGACGCCTACGTGCTGGTCAAGCCGCCAGAAGGATATGGCCAGTGA
- a CDS encoding FUSC family protein, with product MSTSSLPVRWLQSLEWRRGFFAWARTDGVTWVYIFKVLAAAFITLWLAMRLELPQPRTAMITVFIVMQPQSGHVFAKSFYRVLGTLAGSAMMVALIAIFPQNTELFLPSLAVWVGLCSAGAMRYRTFRAYGFVLAGYTAAMIGLPVLQHPDQAFMAAVWRVLEIALGILVSTFVSAAILPQSASAAMRNALYQRFGVFAGVVVEALRGDSQRDRFETSNVRFVAEAVGLESLRNVTAFEDPHMRRRSGRLVRMNSEFMAITTRFNALHRLLERLRARGPLQIVGAIEPGLNTLVELLQPYVGRALTDADALRLTLELAAYKEGLQAQVRGLRAEYVATQPSESDLLDFHTAFELLYRFVDEMYSYAETHASLAAHKHEREQWDEPYVAQTSWLVSLAAGVRASAVLLLLGSYWLMSDWPSGAMMTLIATVTVGLSAASPNPKRMSFQMACGTAIGAFIGFFETFFVFPWIDGFPLLCMVLAPVFVLGAFLSSRPAYAGYGIGLLVFFAIGSVPNNLTVYDPYSFINDYIGMVIGMFVCAAAGAIILPPNSRWLWSRLEQELRGQVLFAISGRLRGLGSAFESRTRDLLHQAYGLAAGKPQVQSQLMGWMFTVLEIGHAIIELRKEQARAPIHPAYAESQPWRQAIRVMGRALARLFLQPSASNHERALIAVDHAIARVQATDEPFARHFDTSVLRRAQSYLHFIRSSLLDPQSPLAPAKGLNHAP from the coding sequence ATGAGCACTTCCAGTTTGCCCGTGCGCTGGCTGCAGAGCCTCGAATGGCGCCGGGGCTTCTTCGCCTGGGCGCGCACCGACGGGGTGACCTGGGTGTACATCTTCAAGGTGCTGGCGGCCGCGTTCATCACCCTGTGGCTGGCCATGCGCCTGGAGCTGCCGCAACCGCGCACGGCGATGATCACCGTGTTCATCGTCATGCAGCCGCAGAGCGGCCATGTGTTCGCCAAGAGTTTCTACCGGGTGCTCGGCACGCTGGCCGGCTCGGCGATGATGGTCGCGCTGATTGCCATCTTCCCGCAGAACACCGAACTGTTCCTGCCCAGCCTGGCGGTGTGGGTTGGCCTGTGCTCGGCCGGCGCCATGCGCTACCGCACCTTCCGCGCCTATGGCTTCGTGCTCGCTGGCTACACCGCGGCGATGATCGGCCTGCCCGTGCTGCAGCACCCGGACCAGGCGTTCATGGCGGCCGTGTGGCGGGTGCTGGAAATCGCCCTGGGCATCCTGGTGTCGACCTTCGTCAGCGCCGCGATCCTGCCGCAGTCGGCCAGTGCCGCCATGCGCAACGCCCTGTACCAGCGCTTCGGCGTATTTGCCGGGGTGGTGGTGGAAGCCTTGCGCGGCGATAGCCAGCGCGACCGCTTCGAGACCAGCAACGTGCGCTTCGTCGCCGAGGCGGTGGGGTTGGAAAGCCTGCGTAACGTCACCGCCTTCGAGGACCCGCACATGCGCCGCCGCTCTGGCCGCCTGGTGCGCATGAACAGCGAGTTCATGGCCATCACCACGCGCTTCAACGCCCTGCACCGCCTGCTGGAGCGCCTGCGCGCCCGCGGCCCGCTGCAGATCGTCGGCGCCATCGAACCGGGCCTGAACACCTTGGTGGAGCTGCTGCAGCCCTATGTCGGCCGGGCCCTGACCGATGCCGATGCGCTGCGCCTGACCTTGGAACTGGCGGCCTACAAGGAAGGCCTGCAGGCGCAGGTACGTGGCCTGCGCGCCGAGTATGTGGCAACCCAGCCCAGCGAATCCGACCTGCTCGACTTCCACACCGCGTTCGAGCTGCTCTACCGCTTCGTTGACGAGATGTACAGTTACGCCGAAACCCACGCCTCGCTGGCCGCGCACAAGCACGAGCGCGAGCAGTGGGACGAACCCTACGTGGCGCAGACCAGCTGGCTGGTTTCGCTGGCCGCCGGTGTGCGCGCTTCGGCGGTGCTGTTGCTGCTGGGCAGCTACTGGTTGATGAGCGACTGGCCCAGCGGCGCCATGATGACCCTCATCGCCACTGTCACCGTTGGCCTCTCGGCCGCTTCGCCGAACCCCAAGCGCATGTCGTTCCAGATGGCCTGTGGCACGGCGATCGGGGCTTTCATCGGCTTCTTCGAAACCTTTTTCGTATTCCCCTGGATCGACGGCTTCCCGCTGCTGTGCATGGTCCTGGCGCCGGTGTTCGTGCTCGGTGCGTTCCTCTCGTCTCGGCCCGCGTACGCCGGTTACGGTATCGGCCTGCTGGTATTCTTCGCCATCGGCTCGGTGCCGAACAACCTGACCGTCTACGACCCGTACAGCTTCATCAACGACTACATCGGCATGGTCATCGGCATGTTCGTCTGCGCTGCGGCGGGGGCGATCATCCTGCCGCCGAACAGCCGCTGGCTGTGGAGCCGCCTGGAGCAGGAGCTGCGCGGGCAGGTGCTGTTTGCCATCAGCGGGCGCCTGCGTGGCCTCGGCTCGGCCTTCGAAAGCCGCACCCGCGACCTGTTGCACCAGGCCTATGGCCTGGCTGCCGGCAAGCCGCAGGTACAAAGCCAATTGATGGGCTGGATGTTCACCGTGCTGGAAATCGGCCACGCGATCATCGAACTGCGCAAGGAGCAGGCGCGCGCGCCGATCCACCCGGCCTACGCCGAGTCGCAGCCGTGGCGCCAGGCCATTCGTGTCATGGGCCGCGCTTTGGCCCGCCTGTTCCTGCAGCCCAGCGCCAGTAACCACGAACGTGCCCTGATCGCGGTGGACCACGCCATCGCTCGCGTGCAGGCCACCGACGAACCCTTCGCCCGGCACTTCGACACCTCGGTGCTGCGCCGGGCGCAAAGCTACCTGCACTTCATCCGATCTTCACTGCTGGACCCACAGTCGCCCCTGGCCCCGGCGAAAGGACTGAATCATGCCCCGTGA
- a CDS encoding efflux transporter outer membrane subunit: MPRRIIRALQVFSACALSLTLSGCIGTWGIAPQSKTLQANTLTTDAAIREAASDAHWPDQRWWQAYGDPQLDRWIDLAVAGSPSLAMAAARVREAKAMAGVVESAEKLQVNGDATLKRHNWPEDQFYGPGALSGANTWDNNAAFGFSYALDLWGRERNASEQAVDQAHMSVAEARQAQLELQNNVVRAYIQLSLHFAQRDIVKAELEQQEQILALAKRRLDGGIGTHFEVSQAEAPLPETHRQLDSLDEEIALTRNQLAALAGKGPGEGAQLQRPTLALAAPLKLPSNLPAELVGQRPDVVASRWQVAAQARGIDVAHAGFFPNVDLVGSLGFMATGGGPLEFLTGRKFNYNVGPAISLPIFDGGRLRSQLGVASAGYDVAVARYNQTVVGALKNISDQLIRRESMKEQSHFAAESVAAAQKTYDIATVAFQRGLTDYLNVLNAQTLLFRQQQVQQQVQAARLIAHAELVTALGGGLQAGQDVPKEERQAAPKTPATLAIFDKKPDNAE; this comes from the coding sequence GTGCCGCGTCGCATCATCAGAGCGCTTCAAGTGTTCAGTGCCTGTGCCCTTAGTCTCACCTTGAGCGGCTGTATCGGAACCTGGGGTATCGCCCCGCAAAGCAAGACCCTGCAAGCCAATACCTTGACCACCGACGCGGCCATTCGCGAAGCGGCCAGCGACGCGCACTGGCCTGACCAGCGCTGGTGGCAGGCCTATGGCGACCCACAACTCGACCGCTGGATCGACCTTGCCGTGGCCGGTAGCCCGAGCCTGGCCATGGCGGCGGCGCGCGTGCGTGAAGCCAAGGCCATGGCCGGTGTGGTCGAGTCGGCGGAAAAGCTCCAGGTCAATGGTGACGCCACGCTCAAGCGGCACAACTGGCCCGAGGATCAGTTCTACGGCCCCGGCGCGCTGTCGGGCGCCAACACCTGGGACAATAACGCCGCCTTCGGCTTCAGCTACGCGCTGGACCTGTGGGGCCGCGAACGCAACGCCAGCGAGCAGGCGGTGGACCAGGCGCACATGAGCGTGGCCGAGGCCCGCCAGGCACAGCTGGAACTGCAGAACAACGTGGTGCGTGCCTACATTCAGCTGAGCCTGCATTTCGCTCAGCGCGACATCGTCAAGGCCGAGCTCGAACAGCAGGAGCAGATCCTGGCCCTGGCCAAGCGCCGCCTGGACGGCGGCATCGGCACCCACTTCGAAGTCAGCCAGGCCGAGGCACCGCTGCCGGAAACCCATCGCCAGCTCGACAGCCTCGATGAGGAAATCGCCCTGACCCGCAACCAGCTGGCGGCGCTGGCCGGTAAAGGCCCAGGGGAGGGCGCGCAGTTGCAACGGCCGACCCTGGCCCTCGCGGCCCCTCTGAAACTACCTTCGAACCTGCCGGCCGAACTGGTCGGCCAGCGCCCGGACGTGGTCGCCAGCCGCTGGCAGGTCGCCGCCCAGGCCCGTGGCATCGATGTCGCCCATGCCGGTTTCTTCCCCAACGTAGACCTGGTCGGCAGCCTCGGCTTCATGGCCACTGGCGGCGGCCCACTGGAGTTCCTGACCGGGCGCAAGTTCAACTACAACGTCGGCCCGGCGATCAGCCTGCCGATCTTCGACGGCGGCCGCCTGCGCTCGCAACTGGGCGTTGCCTCGGCGGGTTATGACGTGGCCGTGGCGCGCTACAACCAGACCGTGGTCGGTGCGCTGAAGAACATTTCCGACCAGCTGATCCGCCGTGAATCGATGAAGGAACAGTCGCACTTCGCCGCCGAGTCGGTGGCCGCTGCGCAGAAGACTTACGACATTGCCACGGTGGCCTTCCAGCGCGGCCTGACCGACTACCTCAACGTGCTCAATGCGCAGACCCTGCTGTTCCGCCAACAACAGGTGCAGCAGCAGGTGCAGGCTGCACGCCTGATCGCCCATGCCGAGCTGGTCACCGCCCTGGGCGGCGGCCTGCAGGCTGGCCAGGACGTGCCGAAGGAAGAACGCCAGGCCGCGCCGAAAACCCCGGCCACTCTGGCCATTTTCGACAAGAAGCCGGATAACGCCGAATGA
- a CDS encoding DMT family transporter — protein sequence MNLSLYLLTVLIWGTTWIALKLQLGVVAIPVSIVYRFALAGLILFAILLLTRRLQPMNRRGHLICLAQGFCLFCVNFMCFLTASQWIASGLIAVVFSTATLWNALNARIFFGQKIASNVLGGGALGLLGLGLLFWPELSHHTASRETLYGLGLALLGTLCFSAGNMLSSMQQKAGLKPMTTNAWGMVYGASMLAVYCLVSGIPFAMEWNTRYIGSLLYLVIPGSVIGFTAYLTLVGRMGPERAAYCTVLFPLVALNVSAFAEGYQWTTPALLGLVAVMAGNVLVFRKPRPKPAAALA from the coding sequence ATGAACCTCTCTTTGTACCTGCTCACCGTCCTGATCTGGGGCACCACCTGGATCGCCCTGAAACTGCAACTGGGCGTAGTCGCCATTCCGGTGTCGATCGTCTACCGCTTCGCCCTGGCCGGCCTGATCCTGTTCGCCATTCTCCTGCTCACCCGCCGCCTGCAGCCGATGAACCGGCGTGGCCACCTGATCTGTCTGGCGCAGGGGTTCTGCCTGTTCTGCGTCAACTTCATGTGCTTCCTCACGGCCAGCCAGTGGATTGCCAGCGGCCTGATCGCCGTGGTGTTCTCCACTGCCACCTTGTGGAATGCCCTCAACGCCCGGATCTTCTTCGGCCAGAAGATCGCCAGCAATGTCCTCGGTGGTGGTGCACTGGGTTTGCTCGGCCTCGGCCTGCTGTTCTGGCCCGAGCTTTCGCACCACACGGCCAGCCGCGAAACGCTGTACGGCCTGGGCCTGGCACTGCTCGGCACGCTGTGTTTCTCGGCCGGCAACATGCTCTCCAGCATGCAGCAGAAGGCCGGGCTCAAGCCGATGACCACCAATGCCTGGGGCATGGTCTATGGCGCGTCGATGCTGGCCGTGTATTGCTTGGTCAGCGGCATCCCCTTCGCCATGGAATGGAACACCCGCTACATTGGCTCGCTGCTGTACCTGGTCATCCCTGGCTCGGTGATCGGCTTCACCGCCTACCTGACCCTGGTCGGGCGCATGGGGCCGGAGCGGGCTGCCTACTGCACGGTGCTGTTCCCGCTGGTGGCGCTGAACGTGTCGGCGTTTGCCGAAGGTTACCAATGGACGACACCGGCGCTGCTGGGCCTGGTGGCGGTGATGGCGGGTAATGTGCTGGTGTTCCGCAAGCCTCGGCCCAAGCCGGCTGCCGCCCTGGCATGA
- a CDS encoding LysR family transcriptional regulator: MDTLQNMRAFSCVAQLGSFTAAAAQLDTTTANVSRAVSNLEAHLQTRLLNRTTRRIALTEAGKRYLMRCEQILTYVEEAEAEASDAHARPAGQLKVHSMTGVGQHFVVDAIARYRESHPDVTFDLTMANRVPDLLDEGYDVSIVLATELPDSGFVSQRLGITYSIVCASPEYVAKHGFAHKPVDLLQHSCLRMVSPVIPLEKWLFDGPEGQELVNITSSPFQVNSADAMKTAIRSGMGMGVLPIYSVIDGLRDGSLVRVMPEYRLQELNLYAIYPSRQYLDAKIKTWVEYLRNSLPEILAAHEADLKTHELLIAN, encoded by the coding sequence ATGGACACCCTGCAAAACATGCGTGCTTTCAGTTGCGTAGCCCAGCTAGGCAGTTTTACCGCTGCCGCGGCGCAACTGGATACGACCACCGCGAACGTGTCGCGGGCGGTCTCCAACCTGGAAGCCCATCTGCAAACCCGGCTGCTCAACCGCACCACCCGGCGCATAGCCCTGACCGAAGCGGGCAAGCGTTACCTGATGCGCTGTGAACAGATCCTCACCTACGTCGAAGAAGCCGAAGCCGAAGCCAGCGATGCCCATGCCCGGCCTGCCGGCCAACTGAAGGTGCATTCGATGACCGGGGTCGGTCAGCACTTCGTGGTCGATGCCATCGCCCGTTACCGCGAGTCGCACCCGGACGTGACCTTCGACCTGACCATGGCCAACCGCGTGCCCGACCTGCTCGATGAGGGCTATGACGTGTCCATCGTGCTGGCCACCGAACTGCCGGACTCCGGCTTCGTCTCGCAGCGCCTGGGCATCACCTACAGCATTGTCTGCGCCTCGCCCGAGTACGTGGCCAAGCACGGTTTTGCACACAAGCCGGTCGACCTGCTCCAGCATTCCTGCCTGCGCATGGTCAGCCCGGTGATCCCGCTGGAAAAATGGCTGTTCGATGGCCCGGAAGGCCAGGAACTGGTGAACATCACCAGCTCGCCGTTCCAGGTCAACTCGGCGGATGCGATGAAAACCGCGATCCGCAGCGGCATGGGTATGGGTGTGCTGCCGATCTACTCGGTCATCGATGGCTTGCGTGACGGCAGCCTGGTCCGGGTGATGCCGGAGTACCGGTTGCAGGAGCTGAACCTGTATGCCATCTACCCTTCGCGCCAGTACCTGGATGCCAAGATCAAGACCTGGGTCGAGTACCTGCGCAACTCGCTGCCGGAAATTCTGGCGGCCCATGAAGCCGACCTGAAAACCCATGAATTGCTGATCGCCAACTGA